A window of the Pseudomonas sp. B21_DOA genome harbors these coding sequences:
- a CDS encoding polyprenyl synthetase family protein, translated as MADDFSAVDGIIKKQLTSRVPLVSKIGDYITSAGGKRLRPLLVLLCGKALGREGDDMRLLAATIEFLHTATLLHDDVVDMSGMRRGRSTANAMWGNAPSVLVGDFLYSRSFEMMVELGSMPVMKILSQATRIIAEGEVLQLSKVRDASTSEETYMEVIRGKTAMLFEASTHSAAALAGATAEQSEALRTFGDHLGVAFQLVDDLLDYKGDAETLGKNVGDDLAEGKPTLPLIYTMREGTAEQAALVRQAIQKGGIEDLESIRIAVEASGSLEYTAQLARDYVARAIKCLEALPASEYRDALVELSEFAVARTH; from the coding sequence GTGGCGGACGATTTTAGCGCCGTCGACGGCATCATCAAGAAGCAGCTGACGTCTCGAGTGCCGCTGGTATCGAAAATCGGCGATTACATCACGTCGGCCGGCGGCAAACGCCTGCGTCCTTTATTAGTGTTGCTGTGTGGCAAGGCCCTGGGTCGCGAAGGCGACGACATGCGCCTGCTGGCCGCCACCATCGAATTCCTGCACACCGCCACCCTGCTGCATGACGACGTCGTCGACATGTCCGGCATGCGTCGTGGCCGCTCGACCGCCAACGCCATGTGGGGCAATGCCCCGAGCGTGCTGGTCGGCGACTTCCTGTACTCGCGCTCGTTCGAAATGATGGTCGAACTGGGCTCGATGCCGGTGATGAAGATTCTCTCCCAGGCCACACGCATCATCGCTGAAGGCGAAGTGTTGCAGCTGTCCAAGGTGCGTGACGCCAGCACCAGCGAAGAAACCTACATGGAAGTCATCCGCGGCAAGACCGCGATGCTCTTCGAAGCCTCGACCCACAGCGCCGCCGCCCTGGCTGGCGCGACCGCCGAGCAGAGCGAAGCCCTGCGCACCTTCGGCGATCACCTGGGTGTGGCGTTCCAGCTGGTTGATGACCTGCTCGACTATAAAGGCGACGCGGAAACTCTGGGCAAGAACGTCGGTGACGATCTGGCCGAAGGCAAGCCGACCCTGCCGTTGATCTACACCATGCGCGAAGGCACCGCCGAACAGGCAGCACTGGTGCGTCAGGCGATCCAGAAAGGCGGGATCGAAGACCTGGAAAGCATCCGCATCGCCGTCGAAGCGTCCGGCTCGCTGGAGTACACCGCGCAACTGGCCCGCGATTACGTAGCCCGCGCGATCAAGTGCCTCGAGGCGCTGCCGGCCAGCGAATATCGCGATGCACTGGTTGAACTGAGCGAGTTCGCGGTAGCCCGCACGCACTGA
- a CDS encoding alkylphosphonate utilization protein, which produces MSTLPPCPKCNSEYTYEDGTQLVCPECAHEWSASGEAEVAADDAVKKDSVGNVLQDGDTITVIKDLKVKGTSLVVKVGTKVKNIRLCDGDHDIDCKIDGIGPMKLKSEFVRKV; this is translated from the coding sequence GTGAGCACGTTGCCACCCTGCCCGAAATGCAATTCCGAATACACCTACGAAGACGGTACCCAACTGGTCTGCCCCGAGTGTGCCCACGAGTGGTCTGCCAGCGGCGAAGCCGAAGTGGCGGCCGATGATGCCGTGAAGAAAGATTCGGTCGGCAACGTCCTGCAGGACGGCGACACCATCACCGTGATCAAGGATCTGAAGGTCAAGGGCACATCGCTGGTGGTCAAGGTCGGCACCAAGGTCAAGAACATCCGTCTGTGCGATGGCGATCACGACATCGACTGCAAGATCGACGGCATCGGCCCGATGAAGCTCAAATCCGAGTTCGTCAGAAAAGTCTGA
- a CDS encoding FKBP-type peptidyl-prolyl cis-trans isomerase: MSEVNLSTDETRVSYGIGRQLGDQLRDNPPPGVSLDAILAGLTDAFAGKPSRVGQEEMSASFKVIREIMQAEAAAKAEAAAGEGLAFLAENAKRDGITTLASGLQFEVLTQGDGAKPTREDQVRTHYHGTLIDGTVFDSSYERGQPAEFPVGGVIAGWTEALQLMNAGSKWRLYVPSELAYGAQGVGSIPPHSVLVFDVELLDVL, encoded by the coding sequence ATGTCCGAAGTAAATCTGTCCACCGACGAAACCCGCGTCAGCTACGGTATCGGCCGTCAACTCGGCGACCAGCTGCGCGACAACCCGCCACCGGGTGTCAGCCTGGACGCGATCCTGGCCGGTCTGACCGACGCTTTCGCCGGCAAGCCAAGCCGTGTTGGCCAGGAAGAGATGTCCGCCAGCTTCAAGGTTATCCGCGAAATCATGCAAGCCGAAGCCGCTGCCAAGGCTGAAGCCGCGGCTGGCGAAGGCCTGGCCTTCCTCGCCGAAAACGCCAAGCGTGACGGCATCACCACCCTGGCTTCCGGCCTGCAATTCGAAGTACTGACTCAGGGCGACGGCGCCAAGCCGACCCGTGAAGACCAGGTGCGTACGCACTACCACGGCACCCTGATCGACGGCACGGTGTTCGACAGCTCCTACGAGCGCGGCCAGCCTGCAGAATTCCCGGTTGGCGGCGTGATCGCTGGCTGGACCGAAGCCCTGCAACTGATGAATGCCGGCAGCAAATGGCGCCTGTACGTGCCGAGCGAACTGGCTTACGGCGCCCAAGGCGTCGGCAGCATCCCGCCGCACAGCGTTCTGGTGTTCGACGTCGAGCTGCTCGACGTTCTGTAA
- the cgtA gene encoding Obg family GTPase CgtA translates to MKFVDEVSIRVKAGDGGNGAMSFRREKFIENGGPNGGDGGDGGSIYMMADENLNTLVDYRYTRHFDAERGSNGGSTDCTGKKGEDLILRVPVGTTVIDSATQEVIGDLTKAGQKLMVVQGGWHGLGNTRFKSSTNRAPRQTTPGKPGEQRDLKLEMKVLADVGLLGLPNAGKSTFIRSVSAAKPKVADYPFTTLVPNLGVVSVDRWKSFVIADIPGLIEGASDGAGLGIRFLKHLARTRLLLHLVDMAPLDDSSAPDAAEVIVNELIKFSPSLAERDRWLVLNKCDQILEEEHDARVKEIVDRLEWTGPVYVISAIAKIGTERLCHDIMRYMEDRADRLAADPAYKEELADLDQRIEDEARAQLQALDDKRALRRSGVKSVHDIGDDDWDEEDVDDEDGPEIIYVRD, encoded by the coding sequence ATGAAGTTTGTTGATGAAGTATCGATTCGCGTAAAGGCCGGTGACGGTGGCAACGGTGCCATGAGTTTCCGCCGGGAAAAATTCATTGAAAACGGCGGCCCGAACGGCGGTGATGGCGGTGACGGCGGTTCCATCTACATGATGGCCGACGAAAACCTCAACACCCTGGTCGACTACCGTTACACCCGTCACTTCGATGCCGAGCGTGGCTCCAACGGTGGCAGCACCGACTGCACCGGCAAGAAGGGCGAAGACCTGATCCTGCGCGTGCCGGTCGGCACCACCGTGATCGACTCTGCCACTCAGGAAGTCATCGGCGACCTGACCAAGGCTGGCCAGAAGCTGATGGTCGTGCAGGGCGGCTGGCACGGTCTGGGCAACACCCGTTTCAAATCCAGTACCAACCGTGCACCGCGTCAGACCACGCCAGGCAAGCCGGGCGAGCAGCGCGACCTGAAACTGGAAATGAAAGTGCTGGCCGACGTCGGTCTGCTGGGCTTGCCGAACGCCGGTAAAAGTACCTTTATCCGTTCGGTCTCGGCCGCCAAGCCGAAAGTCGCCGACTACCCGTTCACCACGCTGGTGCCGAACCTGGGTGTGGTCAGCGTCGATCGCTGGAAGAGCTTCGTCATTGCCGACATTCCGGGTCTGATCGAAGGCGCTTCCGACGGTGCCGGCCTGGGCATTCGCTTCCTCAAGCACCTGGCGCGTACGCGTCTGCTGCTGCATCTCGTCGACATGGCGCCACTGGATGATTCCAGTGCGCCGGACGCGGCTGAAGTGATCGTCAACGAGCTGATCAAGTTCAGCCCGTCGCTGGCCGAGCGTGATCGCTGGCTGGTGCTGAACAAGTGCGACCAGATTCTTGAGGAAGAGCACGATGCTCGCGTCAAGGAAATCGTCGATCGCCTGGAGTGGACTGGTCCGGTGTACGTGATCTCGGCCATCGCCAAGATCGGTACCGAGCGTCTGTGCCACGACATCATGCGCTACATGGAAGATCGTGCCGATCGCCTCGCCGCAGATCCTGCGTACAAGGAAGAGCTGGCCGATCTCGATCAGCGCATCGAAGACGAAGCCCGTGCGCAGTTGCAGGCGCTGGACGACAAGCGTGCCCTGCGTCGCAGTGGCGTGAAGTCGGTCCATGACATCGGCGACGATGACTGGGACGAAGAAGATGTGGATGACGAAGACGGTCCGGAAATCATTTACGTGCGTGACTGA
- a CDS encoding DUF6482 family protein codes for MNLQELNAFAIAGKVDELNLISMEGGIYLLEARMHGAAHPLHDPLGKTLTLRSVEHARDVLHAFPVLPFNLVHTSVHDEMCGLGGGINESLKVPLAWRSAL; via the coding sequence ATGAACCTACAAGAGTTGAATGCGTTTGCCATCGCCGGCAAGGTCGATGAGTTGAATCTGATTTCCATGGAGGGCGGGATCTATTTGCTGGAAGCACGCATGCACGGCGCGGCTCATCCGCTGCATGATCCGCTGGGGAAAACCCTGACTCTGCGCTCGGTCGAGCACGCGCGGGACGTGCTACACGCGTTTCCGGTGCTGCCGTTCAATCTGGTCCACACCTCGGTGCACGATGAAATGTGCGGGCTGGGCGGTGGCATCAATGAAAGCCTGAAAGTGCCGCTGGCCTGGCGTTCGGCCCTGTAG
- the rpmA gene encoding 50S ribosomal protein L27 has translation MAHKKAGGSTRNGRDSEAKRLGVKMYGGQVIKAGNIIVRQRGTQFHAGYGVGMGKDHTLFAKIEGVIKFEVKGAFGRRYVSVIAA, from the coding sequence ATGGCACACAAAAAAGCTGGTGGTAGTACCCGTAACGGTCGCGACTCAGAAGCCAAACGCCTTGGCGTGAAGATGTATGGCGGCCAGGTCATCAAGGCCGGCAACATCATCGTGCGTCAGCGCGGCACCCAATTCCACGCTGGCTACGGCGTTGGCATGGGCAAGGATCACACTCTCTTCGCTAAAATCGAAGGCGTGATCAAGTTCGAAGTAAAGGGCGCCTTCGGTCGTCGTTACGTGAGCGTAATCGCGGCTTAA
- a CDS encoding CreA family protein → MRVAKGLLGLLMAMPLLASAEEIGKVSTVFKFVGPNDRIVVEAFDDPKVEGVTCYLSRAKTGGVKGGLGLAEDRAEASIACRQVGPIKFKGELKDGDEVFKERTSLVFKTMQVVRFLDKKRNTLVYLVYSDRLIEGSPQNAVTAIPILPWVPVQQ, encoded by the coding sequence ATGCGTGTAGCGAAAGGATTATTGGGTCTGCTGATGGCCATGCCATTGCTGGCCTCGGCCGAGGAAATCGGTAAGGTGTCGACCGTATTCAAGTTTGTCGGGCCGAATGACCGGATCGTGGTCGAGGCCTTCGACGATCCGAAAGTCGAGGGCGTGACCTGCTACCTGTCACGCGCCAAGACTGGTGGAGTGAAGGGTGGTCTCGGTCTGGCCGAGGATCGCGCAGAAGCGTCGATCGCTTGTCGCCAGGTCGGGCCGATCAAATTCAAGGGTGAGCTGAAGGATGGCGATGAGGTGTTCAAGGAGCGCACTTCGCTGGTGTTCAAGACCATGCAAGTGGTGCGTTTCCTCGACAAGAAGCGCAACACGCTGGTGTACCTGGTCTACAGCGATCGCTTGATCGAGGGCAGTCCGCAGAATGCGGTCACGGCCATCCCGATCCTGCCGTGGGTGCCGGTCCAGCAATAA
- a CDS encoding TIGR00645 family protein, protein MERFIENAMYATRWLLAPIYIGLSLGLLALALKFFQEIIHILPNVFAMAESDLILVLLSLIDMALVGGLLVMVMISGYENFVSQLDIDEGKEKLSWLGTMDSSSLKMKVAASIVAISSIHLLRIFMDAKNVDPEHLMWYVIIHMTFVVSAFAMGYLDKVTKH, encoded by the coding sequence ATGGAACGCTTTATCGAAAATGCAATGTACGCCACCCGCTGGCTGCTGGCGCCGATCTACATCGGCCTGTCCCTCGGTCTGCTGGCGCTGGCATTGAAGTTCTTCCAGGAAATCATCCATATCCTGCCCAATGTCTTCGCCATGGCTGAATCGGATCTGATCTTGGTGCTGCTGTCGCTGATCGACATGGCGCTGGTGGGCGGTCTGCTGGTGATGGTGATGATTTCCGGCTACGAGAACTTCGTCTCGCAACTGGACATCGACGAAGGCAAAGAGAAGCTCAGCTGGCTGGGCACCATGGACTCGTCGTCGTTGAAGATGAAAGTCGCGGCGTCGATCGTGGCGATCTCCTCGATCCACCTGTTGCGTATCTTCATGGACGCCAAGAATGTCGATCCCGAGCACCTGATGTGGTACGTGATCATTCACATGACTTTTGTGGTGTCCGCGTTTGCCATGGGTTACCTGGACAAGGTCACCAAGCACTGA
- the rplU gene encoding 50S ribosomal protein L21, protein MYAVIVTGGKQYKVAEGEYLKIEKLEIATGESVTFDRVLLVANGDDVNIGAPVVAGATVKAEVISQGRHDKVRIIKFRRRKHHMKRMGHRQWFTEIKITGIQA, encoded by the coding sequence ATGTACGCAGTAATCGTTACCGGCGGTAAGCAATACAAGGTCGCTGAAGGTGAATACCTGAAGATCGAAAAACTGGAAATCGCTACCGGCGAATCCGTGACTTTTGATCGCGTTCTGCTGGTCGCCAATGGCGACGACGTGAACATCGGCGCACCAGTTGTTGCTGGCGCAACCGTCAAGGCTGAAGTGATCTCCCAAGGTCGTCACGATAAAGTCCGCATCATCAAGTTCCGTCGTCGTAAGCACCACATGAAGCGTATGGGCCACCGCCAGTGGTTCACCGAGATCAAAATCACCGGTATTCAGGCTTAA